The stretch of DNA TCATTAAAGTAGCTACCGTTTTTATGTTTATTGTTGTTGGGATACTTATGATACTTGGTGTATTGTATGGAGGTGCACCAACCTATTGGTATAACTGGCAAGTTGGTGATGCGCCTTTCGTTGGTGGTTTTACTGCAATAATAAATGTAGCTATGATCGTTGGTTTTTCCTTTCAAGGGACGGAGATAATTGGTATAGCTATTGGTGAGTCAGTCAATCCTAGTGCAAATATTCCACGTACTATGCGGCAAGTGTTCTGGCGAATTTTATTCTTTTATGTCCTATCAATATTCATTATTGGTTTTTTGATTCCATATGATAGTGCGGCTTTATTACAAGAAGATATAAATAAAATCACTATCAGCCCATTCACTTTAGTATTTCGTAATGCTGGGCAGTTTTCAGTAGCAACAATAATGAATATTGTTATTCTTACTGCCGTATTATCAGCAGGTAACTCAGGTATGTATGCCTCAACACGTATGCTGTACACTTTAGCACGAGAAGGTCAAGCTCCTAATATTTTCGCCCGTTTATCGAAAAGAGGGATACCGTGTAATGCGTTGTATATGACAACAATTATGGCAGCATTGTGTTTTCTTTCAGCAATATATAGTAATCAAAAAGTTTATTTGTGGCTGCTGAATATTTCAGGAACTACTGGTTTTATTGCTTGGTTAGGTATAGCTATTAGCCATTATCGTTTTCGCCGTGGTTTAAAAAAACAGGGATATAGCTTGAATAGTTTACCGTATCGCGCTGGATTATTTCCGTTTGGACCTATTTTTGCTTTTAGTCTATGCATAGTAATTATTTTAGGCCAAAATTATCAAAACTTTCTTGCAGAAAGTCTTAATTGGAACAGTATTATTACTACTTATATTGGTATTATATTATTTCTTTTAATTTGGTTTAGTTATAAATGGTATCATGGTAGTAGCTTAGTACGTTATGATCAGATGATTTTTAAAAAAAATTTAACTAAAAATACTTATTAAGTAAGTAATAATTAATGAAGATCAGAGAAATATATGTAAAACAATTTAATTAATTACTTATTCTTTAGCTATTTAATAGAGTTAAAAGTATCTAAATACTTGCAATTATTTGCTGGTCTACTGGAGGTAGATAAATAAATTACATGGTCATACTTACAAAAGAAGCATCGATGGTACGTCAGGCGCTACTAGCAAATGGACTAGAACCTTTCCTACGAGGAGAGGAAAGACTAGGTATAGAAGCACGTAAACGTCGTATTGCTGCACATATGAAGAAAATTATGACGTTACTCAACTTAGATTTAGCGGATGATAGTTTAGCAAAAACACCCTATCGTATTGCTTACATGTATATAGAAGAAATATTTCCTGGCTTAGATTATGCTAATTTTCCACAAATTACCCTAATATCGAATAAAATGAAAGCTGATGAAATGGTTACAGTACGTAATATAACTCTTACTAGTACTTGTGAACATCACTTTTTGATGATTGATGGTAAAGCTACCGTTTCTTATATACCAAAAAGTAACGTAATAGGTCTATCTAAGATTAACCGTATAGTTCGTTTTTTTGCACAGCGTCCACAAGTTCAAGAACGACTTACACAACAAATTTTATTAGCATTACAAACTATTTTAGGTACAAATAATGTAGCAGTATCTATATATGCTGTTCATTATTGCGTAAAAGCACGTGGTATTTGTGATAGTACGAGTACTACTACTACTACTTCATTAGGAGGAATATTTAAATCCAGCCAAAATACACGCCAGGAATTTTTGCGTACTATTAATCAAACATAATAATTAATTTATACCATCCTTTTATAAGGTTAATCTTGATCAATTCTGCTTGCAACAGCTCCCTGTTGGTAGCAATATTTAGCACTCTCACGTTTATGATATGGACGTGATGCTGGTCCACTGAGTAGTTCAAAGCTTAGTGCGGCAATTAACATACCTGGACGTAGTCCTAGTGGTAACTTACCAGCATTATAAATTTCTAGTACAATTTTTCCTTGCCATCCAG from Baumannia cicadellinicola str. Hc (Homalodisca coagulata) encodes:
- a CDS encoding amino acid permease → MLEQKIDQHTNVLRRELKTRHLTMITIGGSIGTGLFVASGASISQAGPGGALLLYIVIGLMVYFLMTSLGELTAYMPVSGSFVTYGNLYVEEGFGFALGWNYWYNWAVTIAVDLVAAQIAMSYWFPTTPGWVWSILFISIIFLLNVISVKGFGEAEYCFSLIKVATVFMFIVVGILMILGVLYGGAPTYWYNWQVGDAPFVGGFTAIINVAMIVGFSFQGTEIIGIAIGESVNPSANIPRTMRQVFWRILFFYVLSIFIIGFLIPYDSAALLQEDINKITISPFTLVFRNAGQFSVATIMNIVILTAVLSAGNSGMYASTRMLYTLAREGQAPNIFARLSKRGIPCNALYMTTIMAALCFLSAIYSNQKVYLWLLNISGTTGFIAWLGIAISHYRFRRGLKKQGYSLNSLPYRAGLFPFGPIFAFSLCIVIILGQNYQNFLAESLNWNSIITTYIGIILFLLIWFSYKWYHGSSLVRYDQMIFKKNLTKNTY
- the folE gene encoding GTP cyclohydrolase I FolE, with product MVILTKEASMVRQALLANGLEPFLRGEERLGIEARKRRIAAHMKKIMTLLNLDLADDSLAKTPYRIAYMYIEEIFPGLDYANFPQITLISNKMKADEMVTVRNITLTSTCEHHFLMIDGKATVSYIPKSNVIGLSKINRIVRFFAQRPQVQERLTQQILLALQTILGTNNVAVSIYAVHYCVKARGICDSTSTTTTTSLGGIFKSSQNTRQEFLRTINQT